The Siansivirga zeaxanthinifaciens CC-SAMT-1 region GGCTTGTCTGGAAATATTTTAATCCAAAGTTGCCCTTCTCTTTTCATGTAACGTGTAGCGGCAATACGAGCTGCTTCAATTTGACGTGATGTTAAAAAATTCGAGTCTAACGATTTTATACCAAAAGTACCGTTTGAAAGTTGATGTCCTCTTTGAGAGAGACCTTTCATACGTCCTTTTTGTTGCTTACGAAATTTTGTTCTTTTAGGCTGTAACATTTTTCTTTACTTTATAAAAAATTACTTTCTACGACGAGGTTTGGAATTATTTCCACCGCGACTTCCGGCATTACCTTTTCCTTGCTTTTTGGCTAAACCAACAAGCGGAGAAAGTTCTCTTTTACCATATACTTCACCTTTCATGATCCATACTTTTACACCTAATCTACCATAAGTAGTGTGTGCTTCAACTAAAGCATAATCAATATCGGCTCTGAAGGTTGATAAAGGAATACGTCCTTCTTTGTAGTGTTCAGAACGTGCCATTTCAGCACCATTTAAACGTCCACTAATTTGAACTTTAATTCCTTCAGCATTCATACGCATTGTAGCAGCGATAGCCATCTTAATTGCACGTCTGTATGAAATTCTGTTTTCAATTTGACGAGCAATACTAGATCCTACTAAAAATGCATCAAGTTCAGGTCTTTTAATTTCAAAGATGTTAATCTGAACTTCTTTTCCAGTAATTTTTTTAAGCTCTTCTTTTAACTTGTCTACCTCTTGACCGCCTTTACCAATAATGATACCTGGACGAGCCGTTGTGATAGTAACGGTTACAAGTTTAAGCGTACGCTCAATAATTACTCTACTTACACTAGCTTTAGATAAACGTACATGTACGTATTTTCTAATCTTATCGTCTTCGGCAAGCTTATCTCCATAATCATTACCTCCGTACCAGTTAGATTCCCATCCTCTGATAATACCTAAGCGATTTCCGATTGGATTTGTTTTTTGTCCCATACTTCTATCCTAGCTTTGTGTGTTATTATTAGCTCCAACAACGATTGTTACGTGGTTAGAACGTTTTCTTATTCTGTGTGCACGACCTTGTGGTGCTGGACGTAATCTTTTTAACATTGATCCGCCATCTACTCTAATTTCTTTTACAACCAATTCAGCATCTTCAATGCTAGCCTCTTCGTTTTTAGATTGCCAGTTTGCAATTGCAGACAATAACAATTTCTCTAAACGACCAGAAGCTTCTTTCTGGTTGAATTTTAAGATATTAAGTGCTTTCTCTACTTTTTCACCTCTTACTAAATCGGCTACTAAACGCATTTTTCTTGGTGATGTAGGACAGTTATTAAGTTTAGCAAAAGCAACTTGCTTTTTTCCTTCCTTAATAGCGGCTGCCATTTGTTTTTTACGACTTCCCATAGCTTACTACTTTTTACCTTTGTTTTTAGCACCTGCATGTCCACGGAATGAACGTGTTGGTGAAAATTCTCCTAATTTATGACCTACCATGTTTTCTGTTACATATACTGGTACAAATTGACGGCCATTGTGTACTGCTATGGTTTGTCCAACAAAATCTGGAGTAATCATACTTGCTCTTGACCAAGTTTTGATTACTGTTTTTTTGTTAGCCTCAACATTATCAGCTACTTTTTTCTCTAATTTATAATGAACGTAAGGTCCTTTTTTTAATGATCTTGCCATGTCTTATTTCTTTCTACGTTCTACAATATATTTATTACTTGCATTCTTTTTAGAACGAGTTCTATATCCTTTAGCAGGAATACCGTTTCTAGAACGAGGGTGTCCACCTGAAGATTTACCTTCACCACCACCCATTGGGTGATCTACTGGATTCATTACTACCGGTCTAGTACGTGGTCTTCTACCTAACCATCTTGTTCTACCTGCTTTACCAGATACTAATAACTGATGATCTGAATTAGAAACAACTCCTACAGTCGCTAAACAATTAACTAAAATTAATCTAGTTTCACCTGAAGGTAATTTAATTGTTGCAAACTTACCATCTCTTGCCATTAACTGAGCAAAAGCACCAGCACTACGAGCCATAACAGCACCTTGACCTGGACGTAACTCTACACAAGAAATAATAGTTCCTAAAGGAATTTGACTTAGTGGCATTGCATTACCTATTTCTGGAGCTACATTATCTCCTGAAACAACAGTTTGACCTACTTGTAAACCATTTTGAGCAATGATATATCTTTTCTCACCATCTTGATAATTCAATAAAGCAATAAAAGCGGTTCTGTTTGGATCGTATTCAATAGATTTAACTTCAGCTGGGATTCCCGCTTTGTCTCTTTTGAAATCGATAATACGATACTTCTTTTTATGACCACCACCTATGTAGCGCATGGTCATTTTTCCTTGACTGTTTCTACCACCAGACTTTTTATTCGGAGCTAATAAACTTTTCTCCGGCTTATCAGTAGTAATGGCGTCAAATCCATTTACTACTCTAAATCGCTGTCCTGGTGTGATTGGTTTTAATTTTCTTACTGACATTTTTGTCTAATTACATGTTACTGTATAAATCAATCATTTCACCTTCCGCCAGTTGTACAATTGCTTTTTTAACAGCATTTGTTTTACCATGTTGAATACCTGTTTTTGTAAAACGGGTTCTTCTATCTGGACGGACATTTATAGTACGAACTTTTTCAACAGAAACACCATAAGCAGCTTCAACCGCTTTTTTAATTTCTACCTTGTTCGCCTTAGTTTTCACTGCGAATGTATAGCAGTTATTTAACTCGCTATTTGCTGTCGCTTTTTCTGTGATTATAGGTTTAATTAAGATACTCATTGTTTCTATTTACTTAAATTTGATTCAATTCCTTCTAAAGCACCTTCTAAAAGAACTACTTGTCCCGCATTAAGTATTTTGTAAGTACTTAATTCTGAAGAAGTTATAACTTCTGAGCCTTTTAAATTGCGCGATGACAAATATACATTATTATTTGAC contains the following coding sequences:
- the rplP gene encoding 50S ribosomal protein L16, whose amino-acid sequence is MLQPKRTKFRKQQKGRMKGLSQRGHQLSNGTFGIKSLDSNFLTSRQIEAARIAATRYMKREGQLWIKIFPDKPITKKPLEVRMGKGKGAVEYWVAVIKPGRVLFEIGGVSLDIAKEALRLAAQKLPVQTKFIIARDYEA
- the rpsC gene encoding 30S ribosomal protein S3 → MGQKTNPIGNRLGIIRGWESNWYGGNDYGDKLAEDDKIRKYVHVRLSKASVSRVIIERTLKLVTVTITTARPGIIIGKGGQEVDKLKEELKKITGKEVQINIFEIKRPELDAFLVGSSIARQIENRISYRRAIKMAIAATMRMNAEGIKVQISGRLNGAEMARSEHYKEGRIPLSTFRADIDYALVEAHTTYGRLGVKVWIMKGEVYGKRELSPLVGLAKKQGKGNAGSRGGNNSKPRRRK
- the rplV gene encoding 50S ribosomal protein L22; the protein is MGSRKKQMAAAIKEGKKQVAFAKLNNCPTSPRKMRLVADLVRGEKVEKALNILKFNQKEASGRLEKLLLSAIANWQSKNEEASIEDAELVVKEIRVDGGSMLKRLRPAPQGRAHRIRKRSNHVTIVVGANNNTQS
- the rpsS gene encoding 30S ribosomal protein S19, translating into MARSLKKGPYVHYKLEKKVADNVEANKKTVIKTWSRASMITPDFVGQTIAVHNGRQFVPVYVTENMVGHKLGEFSPTRSFRGHAGAKNKGKK
- the rplB gene encoding 50S ribosomal protein L2 translates to MSVRKLKPITPGQRFRVVNGFDAITTDKPEKSLLAPNKKSGGRNSQGKMTMRYIGGGHKKKYRIIDFKRDKAGIPAEVKSIEYDPNRTAFIALLNYQDGEKRYIIAQNGLQVGQTVVSGDNVAPEIGNAMPLSQIPLGTIISCVELRPGQGAVMARSAGAFAQLMARDGKFATIKLPSGETRLILVNCLATVGVVSNSDHQLLVSGKAGRTRWLGRRPRTRPVVMNPVDHPMGGGEGKSSGGHPRSRNGIPAKGYRTRSKKNASNKYIVERRKK
- the rplW gene encoding 50S ribosomal protein L23, translating into MSILIKPIITEKATANSELNNCYTFAVKTKANKVEIKKAVEAAYGVSVEKVRTINVRPDRRTRFTKTGIQHGKTNAVKKAIVQLAEGEMIDLYSNM